The Candidatus Aminicenantes bacterium DNA window TCCATGCGCATGGTTTTCTTGATAATCGTGACCTTCATCTTCATGGTGTATGAGCGATTGATCCGGGTATGCGTGCAGGGATAACCCAGCACCGTAGCCGTACCCAGGGGTTCTACCTTGACATCCACGTCTTCCAGTTCCATGCGCACAATGGGGCCCAGGGCCTGCAAGACCTGCTGGAGCGCTTCCAGGGACATGGGGGTGACGGTCTTCTCTTTGTGGTCGACAATGTAGAGCATGCCTTCCTTGCCCTTGTACAGCCAGTAGCCGTCTACCACGTACTGGTCACGCTGACGCTTGGGTACGTTGGAAAATTCCTGGCGGAAATTTCCGTCCTGGGCGGAAGTCACGGTCATCATTTCCGTGGTCTTGCCTTTCTGATCTTCGGCAACGACCTTGGCCGTCCACTGGATACCGGCCTGGAGCGAAACCGCCGGGAACAACATCAAAACACATAAGGTTGCGATTCTTTTCATTCAATCCTCCTCTGATTGCCG harbors:
- a CDS encoding DUF4412 domain-containing protein, whose protein sequence is MKRIATLCVLMLFPAVSLQAGIQWTAKVVAEDQKGKTTEMMTVTSAQDGNFRQEFSNVPKRQRDQYVVDGYWLYKGKEGMLYIVDHKEKTVTPMSLEALQQVLQALGPIVRMELEDVDVKVEPLGTATVLGYPCTHTRINRSYTMKMKVTIIKKTMRMEEEMEVWGSTAVPAYKSLQGDFIHRGFKTGWEDLDKMIQKQIAQMQDLGFPLKTFTRSKQYSKKGKLQSDTTTTMEVQKLEQKSFPESYFNVPQDYEVVENPTLTDEGPEEEGEEEQGKKKKKFKLPF